The Leptospirales bacterium sequence GCTGCAGTCCGCGTTCAGGCATCAAGCTGGCGCGCATTGTGCGCGCCCTGGCGCTGGTACGCGGCATGAACTACGCGACAATCGATCTGGTCAAAGAGATTGCGCCGGCCACCCTCTGCCACCGCCTGGAACTGGAAGACCCGGCGCTCAGCCCGCAGGACGCCCTGGCGCGTATCCTCAAAGAAGTTCGGGCCTGAACGGCACATAAGCGCCATGAATGCAATGCGGAGGATCTGGAATAGCTTGCGCATCGCAATGGATCGCATCTATCCCTTTACCTTCGCCGGCTCTTTGCTCCTGCTGGTCGCCTTCTATCTGAGCGGCAGCGGATTTGCACGCAACAATCTCTACGCCTTTGTGCTGGGCGCGCTGGCGCTGCTGCTGCTGGCAGCGCTGGCCTTCGATGGCCGTCTGCAGGCCTTTCGTTTGAGTCGACTGGAGCCGGTCTGGGAATCCTCCGGCGCCATCTTTGCGCGCCTGGACGACATCAGCCAGGCCGTGCATCTTGGAGACGCGCGTCCGCATTACTTTTTTCGATTTCATTTTCGAATCACCGGTCAACTGCATGTTGGCCGCGCCGCTTCGCTGCCGGTGGATGAAGAAGCCGCCAGTTCGCGGCCCGGCGGATTGTTGATGCCGCTCTACTTCCCGCTGGCCGGACGCGCCGCGGTGCGCGGTCGGCTCTATATCAAGGACGTGTTCGGATTGACGCGCGCCGGCGCCGGCCTGCCGCAGGAGCGCGAATTTACGGTGCGTCCGCCCTTGCTTCCCGGCAAGACCGCCATTACCCTGCGCAATACCGCGTCCTTTGAGAGCAGTCGACGCTCGCGCCAGCAGGATGAAGAAAAGTACTACATGCGCGAATATCAGGCCGGCGACCGGCTCAAGGACATCAACTGGAAGGCCTCCTTTCGCATCCAGGAGCTGATCACGCGCATCAGCCCGCGCAGCCCCGAAGAGTCGCGTCTGTTGCACATCGAGTTTCGCAACTTCGCCGCCGGCGATCGCGACGCGCCCGAACAGTTGATGCATCTCAATTATATTAAGAGCTGGATGTTCAGTTTCGTTCAGGTGCTGCGTCGCGAGCGACCGGAGTACCAGTTCCGCATCGTAACCAGCGATGAGGTCTATCTGGTGGAGAGCGATGCCGATCTGGATCGCATGGCGCATGACCTTTCCGCCCTCAACTTTGCCAGCCGTTCCAGGTTGAATCAAGCGCCAACGGCGGCGGAAAAGTTCATCTTCACCACGCCCTTTGATCCCTCGCTGGAGCAGGCCCTGACGCCCGGCGCCCTCTGCCACGTATTTCGCACCGCATTGCCGACCGGCGGCCGCAGCAAGCCGCGCGAGGTGCGTTTTTTGCCGCTGGAGCGCTGGCTTGGCTGGCCGGGAACATGGATCTTTCGTCGCAATGGCGCCGTTTCGCCAGCGCGCTCGCCGGGACGCGGAACGCTGCTGGAGGAGCCGCTGCGTACGCTGTTGTTCTGAGGGAGGCCAGTCATGGAGCGAATGCAACAGAATCTGCTTTTCTTTACGCGTCTGGCGCTCTACGGCCTGGTCGTTTCCGCGCCGATCATTATGCAGCCGGCGGTGCCGGTGCCCTACGACCACGTGGGCATCGCCGCCTGGTTTGTGCTGGCGCCGGCGATGATGTGCATCGCCTATTTTTTGCGACCGCCGCGCTTTCGCTGGTTTCTGGGACCCTCGGTAGCCGCCGGCGTACTGCTGTTCTTTGACATCTTCATTTCGGATCACGACCTCTACTCCTGGCTCTTTTTCAGCGCCGCCGGCGCTTTTGCCTATCTGTGGACTTTCTTTGTCTTTGCCGGTCGGCGCTTCCTCTGGCTTTCGGCGCTGGAGCTGTTCCTCTTTGCCCTGGTCTTTTACAAGCTGCTGGGCTTCACGCGATCGGCGGAGGAGCTGGCCGAGGAATTGTTTGTACGCATCAAGATTATTTTCGCGCTGCTGGGCGTTGGCTTTCTGGCGCACTCCATTGTGGTTTATCTGGCGGCTTTTCCCGATCG is a genomic window containing:
- a CDS encoding DUF58 domain-containing protein, translated to MNAMRRIWNSLRIAMDRIYPFTFAGSLLLLVAFYLSGSGFARNNLYAFVLGALALLLLAALAFDGRLQAFRLSRLEPVWESSGAIFARLDDISQAVHLGDARPHYFFRFHFRITGQLHVGRAASLPVDEEAASSRPGGLLMPLYFPLAGRAAVRGRLYIKDVFGLTRAGAGLPQEREFTVRPPLLPGKTAITLRNTASFESSRRSRQQDEEKYYMREYQAGDRLKDINWKASFRIQELITRISPRSPEESRLLHIEFRNFAAGDRDAPEQLMHLNYIKSWMFSFVQVLRRERPEYQFRIVTSDEVYLVESDADLDRMAHDLSALNFASRSRLNQAPTAAEKFIFTTPFDPSLEQALTPGALCHVFRTALPTGGRSKPREVRFLPLERWLGWPGTWIFRRNGAVSPARSPGRGTLLEEPLRTLLF